From the Primulina tabacum isolate GXHZ01 chromosome 15, ASM2559414v2, whole genome shotgun sequence genome, one window contains:
- the LOC142527278 gene encoding uncharacterized protein LOC142527278, with product MEHTFFPTTTRRAEAVRWLTISEKLLSERDLMGSKSFATRARDAVPTLAPADEILAIVDTLLVRDIRIGNNQQDWYSILGLTPQQGQDSELVAARYRNLALMLNPQRNKYPLAEEAFRLVVDAWSLLSNPSRKAIYDKELSFYFHAQQQQPDPFHNQSTTMPQNFIFFGAGGPSAVAQPEVHAGGSSCVRGSNFFRDQQVNTQLQQKNLLDFTSGSNLFYGCGSKSSEEPAHKQAPPSYTDFSGNATRVSGSIQEPVNDKQKQPMQDYSNVSDKDNANAGESVEDDEVEEVEIDTMKVQDEDDDLPFWTACPYCYYMYQYSGVYTDCTLRCQNCRRAFQAVAIPAPPPVMAGQEAYFCCWGFFPLGVSMENWGKNMSASSTWTPFSPMFCGPRNGHGKGVETKNSGPRIYVDEDEVFVEISDSSGSDTGWQIDGEPKNKKVKNVKEKGTNDLMPNSSAKKARDDKRKNVNVEDGFASRNRVVEMLNETASEPNKKGATANARKQPNRVAKNFGKLDLNVEFSNETEEPAPKVNQGNGPGRGEDDNIEGIGFFEGLDEFLNSLPILNGVGDDKVVKAA from the coding sequence ATGGAGCACACATTTTTTCCGACGACCACCAGGCGGGCGGAGGCTGTGCGTTGGCTGACAATTTCGGAGAAGCTACTTTCTGAACGTGATCTAATGGGGAGCAAATCCTTTGCGACACGCGCGCGTGACGCGGTTCCGACGCTCGCCCCCGCTGACGAGATCCTGGCCATCGTGGATACGCTTCTCGTCAGAGACATCCGGATCGGAAACAACCAGCAGGACTGGTACTCAATCCTGGGCCTCACACCGCAGCAGGGCCAGGACTCCGAGCTCGTCGCGGCCCGGTACCGAAACCTTGCGCTTATGCTTAACCCGCAAAGAAACAAATACCCTTTAGCCGAGGAGGCCTTCCGCCTGGTTGTCGACGCATGGTCTTTACTATCCAACCCTTCGCGGAAAGCCATTTACGATAAAGAACTCTCTTTCTATTTTCAcgctcagcagcagcagccggACCCATTTCATAACCAGAGCACCACAATGCCGCAAAATTTCATCTTTTTCGGTGCTGGCGGTCCGAGTGCCGTAGCTCAGCCTGAGGTACACGCTGGTGGAAGCAGTTGCGTTCGTGGGAGTAATTTTTTTCGCGATCAACAGGTAAATACACAACTGCAACAGAAGAATCTTTTGGATTTTACTTCGGGTTCCAATTTATTTTATGGGTGTGGGTCAAAGTCGAGCGAAGAGCCTGCACATAAGCAGGCGCCACCAAGTTATACTGATTTTTCTGGTAATGCAACTCGTGTTTCCGGGTCAATCCAGGAGCCTGTAAATGACAAGCAGAAACAGCCAATGCAAGATTACTCTAATGTTAGTGATAAGGACAATGCTAATGCTGGTGAGAGTGTAGAAGACGATGAAGTGGAGGAGGTAGAAATAGATACAATGAAAGTGCAGGATGAGgatgatgatttgcctttttgGACTGCATGCCCGTATTGCTATTACATGTACCAGTATTCTGGTGTGTATACCGATTGTACTCTGAGGTGCCAGAACTGTAGAAGAGCGTTTCAGGCCGTGGCAATTCCCGCGCCACCACCAGTAATGGCAGGGCAAGAAGCTTATTTCTGCTGCTGGGGTTTCTTTCCATTGGGTGTGTCAATGGAGAATTGGGGGAAAAATATGTCTGCATCCTCCACTTGGACGCCATTTTCACCTATGTTCTGTGGTCCACGAAATGGGCATGGAAAGGGGGTTGAAACGAAGAATTCGGGTCCtagaatttatgttgatgaagATGAGGTTTTTGTTGAGATCTCGGACTCGAGTGGGTCTGACACTGGTTGGCAGATTGATGGGGAGCCAAAGAACAAGAAAGTGAAAAATGTCAAGGAGAAGGGGACTAATGATTTGATGCCTAACAGTAGCGCCAAGAAAGCTCGAGATGATAAGCGCAAGAATGTCAATGTAGAAGATGGATTTGCATCACGAAATAGGGTGGTAGAGATGCTGAATGAGACAGCTAGTGAGCCTAATAAGAAAGGGGCAACTGCTAATGCTCGAAAGCAGCCTAACAGGGTTGCCAAGAATTTCGGAAAGTTAGATTTAAATGTTGAGTTTAGCAATGAAACTGAGGAGCCTGCACCTAAAGTGAACCAAGGAAATGGACCTGGTCGTGGTGAGGATGATAACATTGAAGGGATTGGCTTTTTCGAGGGTCTTGATGAATTTCTAAATAGTCTTCCAATTCTTAATGGTGTTGGTGATGATAAAGTTGTGAAGGCAGCTTAG
- the LOC142527221 gene encoding MADS-box protein AGL24-like isoform X1: protein MVRQKIQINKIDNLTARQVTFSKRRRGLFKKAQELSVLCDAEIALIVFSATGKLFDFSSSSMMQLIKRYTTQTDNNNKPGQQPLLVDQVAAGTRHDMLNKELVKRTIELQQLKGEELEGLSLDDLMRLEKFVEGGLSRVGKFKDEKFLNEISILKSKESELIEENARLKQQAESYEGMRITVEVDQGNSAGSVTNSHSFVLCAEDKSDSDTSLKLWYITMLHDPSKHWRTVG from the exons ATGGTGAGGCAAAAGATTCAGATCAACAAGATTGACAACCTGACGGCGAGGCAGGTGAccttttcaaagagaagaagaGGGCTTTTCAAGAAAGCTCAAGAACTCTCGGTTCTCTGTGATGCTGAAATCGCCCTTATTGTTTTCTCAGCTACTGGAAAGCTTTTCGATTTCTCCAGCTCAAG CATGATGCAACTCATTAAAAGGTATACTACGCAAAcggataataataataaaccagGCCAGCAACCTCTCCTTGTTGATCAG GTCGCAGCAGGTACCAGGCATGACATGCTAAACAAGGAACTTGTGAAGCGGACTATCGAGTTACA GCAACTTAAGGGAGAAGAGCTTGAAGGACTTAGCTTGGATGATTTGATGAGACTAGAGAAATTTGTGGAAGGAGGATTAAGCCGTGTTGGAAAATTTAAG GATGAGAAATTCTTGAATGAAATCAGCATCCTCAAGTCTAAG GAATCAGAGCTAATTGAAGAAAATGCACGGTTGAAACAACAAGCAGAG AGCTATGAAGGCATGAGAATCACAGTTGAAGTTGATCAAGGGAATTCAGCAGGCTCCGTTACTAACAGTCATAGCTTCGTGCTCTGCGCTGAGGACAAAAGCGACTCCGATACTTCCCTCAAGCTTTGGTACATAACTATGCTTCATGATc CAAGCAAGCACTGGAGAACTGTGGGTTAA
- the LOC142527221 gene encoding MADS-box protein AGL24-like isoform X2, with translation MVRQKIQINKIDNLTARQVTFSKRRRGLFKKAQELSVLCDAEIALIVFSATGKLFDFSSSSMMQLIKRYTTQTDNNNKPGQQPLLVDQVAAGTRHDMLNKELVKRTIELQQLKGEELEGLSLDDLMRLEKFVEGGLSRVGKFKDEKFLNEISILKSKESELIEENARLKQQAESYEGMRITVEVDQGNSAGSVTNSHSFVLCAEDKSDSDTSLKLCL, from the exons ATGGTGAGGCAAAAGATTCAGATCAACAAGATTGACAACCTGACGGCGAGGCAGGTGAccttttcaaagagaagaagaGGGCTTTTCAAGAAAGCTCAAGAACTCTCGGTTCTCTGTGATGCTGAAATCGCCCTTATTGTTTTCTCAGCTACTGGAAAGCTTTTCGATTTCTCCAGCTCAAG CATGATGCAACTCATTAAAAGGTATACTACGCAAAcggataataataataaaccagGCCAGCAACCTCTCCTTGTTGATCAG GTCGCAGCAGGTACCAGGCATGACATGCTAAACAAGGAACTTGTGAAGCGGACTATCGAGTTACA GCAACTTAAGGGAGAAGAGCTTGAAGGACTTAGCTTGGATGATTTGATGAGACTAGAGAAATTTGTGGAAGGAGGATTAAGCCGTGTTGGAAAATTTAAG GATGAGAAATTCTTGAATGAAATCAGCATCCTCAAGTCTAAG GAATCAGAGCTAATTGAAGAAAATGCACGGTTGAAACAACAAGCAGAG AGCTATGAAGGCATGAGAATCACAGTTGAAGTTGATCAAGGGAATTCAGCAGGCTCCGTTACTAACAGTCATAGCTTCGTGCTCTGCGCTGAGGACAAAAGCGACTCCGATACTTCCCTCAAGCTTTG CCTGTAA